A window from Tistrella bauzanensis encodes these proteins:
- a CDS encoding TolC family protein — translation MEGTRHGRRIGRSAVAAVLAAALLAGCAVTPEPIAPQATEARISADLARMFSNQEPLSGRLSLHEAMARAILYNLDGRLRTMEQALSQRQLDLSRWDMLPSLAASAGFVGRDNVSASSSENVATGSQSLVPSTSTERNRRVADLNMSWNILDFGVSYVTAQQNADRSLIAAEQRRRVVHTIIQDVRSAYWRAVAAERVLTRIDPLMARIEQALASAAEIERQQLRAPADALTYRRGLLDALRQLQAQRRELRLAKTELAALINIRPGEDFSLEAPETQGAMPPVTSDPADLERLALANRPEVRELDYQTRISQQETRKALLRLLPGIELDLGAHYDSNKYLVNNDWADYGVKLTWNLLNILRIPGAMAVAEANEDVVDARRMAISMAVLAQVHVAQTNYEEARRQYETARELSELDNRILDQARAAAGTRVGDLQVIQTELAAVQTELRRDLAFADANNAFGRLFLSIGADPLPEGLSAPTVSTLATAIGTTEAAWRAGRPTFAPVPDAVDKPELAATE, via the coding sequence ATGGAAGGCACGCGGCACGGCCGCCGGATCGGGCGATCAGCCGTGGCAGCGGTTCTGGCCGCGGCACTTCTGGCCGGCTGTGCCGTGACGCCCGAGCCGATCGCGCCACAGGCGACGGAAGCCAGAATCTCGGCGGATCTGGCGCGGATGTTCTCGAACCAGGAACCGCTGAGCGGGCGGTTGAGCCTGCATGAGGCGATGGCGCGGGCAATCCTGTACAATCTGGACGGCCGCCTGCGGACCATGGAACAGGCGCTGAGCCAGCGTCAGCTGGACCTGTCGCGCTGGGACATGCTGCCGTCGCTGGCCGCATCGGCGGGTTTTGTCGGCCGCGACAATGTCAGCGCGTCGAGCAGCGAGAACGTCGCGACCGGATCGCAGTCTCTGGTGCCGTCGACCTCGACCGAGCGGAACCGCCGGGTCGCCGACCTGAACATGTCGTGGAACATCCTCGATTTCGGCGTGTCCTATGTGACGGCACAGCAGAATGCCGACCGGTCGCTGATCGCGGCGGAACAGCGCCGGCGCGTGGTCCATACCATCATTCAGGATGTCCGCTCGGCCTATTGGCGGGCGGTGGCGGCCGAACGGGTGCTGACCCGGATCGACCCGCTGATGGCACGGATCGAACAGGCGCTGGCCTCGGCGGCTGAAATCGAGCGCCAGCAATTGCGGGCGCCGGCCGATGCGCTGACCTATCGTCGCGGCCTGCTGGATGCGCTACGCCAGCTTCAGGCCCAGCGGCGTGAACTGCGGCTGGCCAAGACCGAGCTTGCCGCCCTGATCAACATCCGCCCCGGCGAGGATTTCAGCCTGGAAGCACCGGAGACCCAGGGCGCCATGCCGCCGGTGACCTCGGACCCGGCCGATCTGGAGCGCCTGGCCCTGGCCAACCGGCCGGAAGTGCGGGAGTTGGACTACCAGACCCGGATCTCGCAGCAGGAAACCCGCAAGGCGCTGTTGCGGCTGCTGCCGGGCATCGAACTGGATCTGGGCGCCCATTACGACAGCAACAAATATCTGGTGAACAACGACTGGGCGGATTACGGGGTCAAGCTGACCTGGAACCTGCTCAACATCCTGCGAATCCCCGGCGCCATGGCTGTTGCCGAGGCCAATGAGGATGTGGTCGATGCCCGCCGGATGGCGATCAGCATGGCGGTGCTGGCACAGGTCCATGTCGCCCAGACCAATTATGAGGAGGCGCGCCGCCAGTATGAGACGGCGCGTGAGTTGTCGGAACTCGACAACCGGATCCTGGATCAGGCGCGGGCGGCAGCGGGCACCCGCGTCGGCGATCTGCAGGTGATCCAGACCGAGCTTGCCGCTGTGCAGACCGAACTGCGCCGCGATCTGGCCTTCGCCGATGCGAACAATGCCTTCGGCCGGCTGTTCCTGTCGATCGGTGCCGATCCGCTGCCGGAAGGGCTGTCGGCACCGACGGTTTCGACGCTTGCCACGGCCATCGGCACCACCGAGGCCGCGTGGCGCGCGGGCCGTCCGACCTTCGCACCGGTGCCCGATGCGGTCGACAAGCCGGAGCTTGCCGCCACCGAGTGA
- a CDS encoding DUF1826 domain-containing protein: MTPFLAALPDRHPPHVCDVTLPGLVLLNCSHALALALVTPAAGVGVWRRPALAFQAALAACPADALPDGRVTIAATDDAIAAGLHQLLSHGHLPVAVSAGIAADATALARHFARATASRRLQIRLDAVNGPACRRFHQDHVRARLLCSYRGLGTELAPANVDLNAGPAALRLDTGWVAVLRGHRHPLAAGPVLHRSPQAAPGAPAETRLLLAIDADPDEGQF; this comes from the coding sequence ATGACCCCGTTCCTTGCCGCACTGCCCGACCGTCACCCCCCGCACGTCTGTGACGTGACCCTTCCCGGTCTCGTGCTGCTGAACTGTAGCCATGCGCTGGCCCTGGCGCTGGTGACGCCGGCTGCCGGGGTGGGCGTGTGGCGCCGCCCGGCGCTGGCGTTCCAGGCGGCGCTGGCCGCCTGTCCGGCGGATGCCCTGCCTGATGGCCGCGTCACCATCGCCGCCACGGACGACGCCATTGCCGCCGGCCTGCACCAGCTTCTGTCTCACGGACATCTGCCTGTGGCGGTATCGGCCGGGATCGCCGCCGATGCCACCGCCCTCGCCCGCCATTTTGCGCGGGCGACGGCATCTCGTCGGTTGCAGATCCGGCTGGATGCCGTCAATGGTCCCGCCTGCCGCCGCTTCCACCAGGATCATGTCCGCGCCCGGCTGCTGTGCAGCTATCGGGGCCTCGGCACGGAACTCGCCCCGGCCAATGTCGACCTGAATGCCGGCCCGGCCGCCTTACGCCTCGATACCGGTTGGGTGGCGGTGCTGCGTGGCCACCGCCATCCGCTGGCCGCGGGGCCGGTGCTGCATCGCTCACCCCAAGCGGCCCCGGGGGCGCCGGCCGAGACCAGGCTTCTGCTTGCGATCGATGCCGATCCGGATGAGGGCCAGTTCTAA